The following are encoded together in the Cicer arietinum cultivar CDC Frontier isolate Library 1 chromosome 2, Cicar.CDCFrontier_v2.0, whole genome shotgun sequence genome:
- the LOC101490233 gene encoding nucleotide-sugar uncharacterized transporter 2, translated as MGWLDSLWGNGRKTIKRKDSDAGETGKALEELRSSLYNELRTSEGAKRQQQRYCGPVVALSFNFMVAVGIIMANKLVMGRVGFNFPIFLTFVHYITAWVLLAFFKALSVLPVSPPSKTTPFSSIFALGAVMAFASGLANTSLKYNSVGFYQMAKIAVTPTIVLAEFILYRKTISSKKVLALAAVSAGVAVATVSDLEFNLFGAIIAIIWIVPSAINKILWSTLQQQGNWTALALMWKTTPITIFFLGALMPWIDPPGVLAFKWDVNNTSAILISALLGFLLQWSGALALGATSATTHVVLGQFKTCVILLGGYLLFNSDPGIVSIGGAVVALTGMSVYTTFNLQEPQENASKQLPKHSLPSPKQKPTIEDNKDLTVNITNNNIVV; from the exons ATGGGGTGGTTGGATTCACTGTGGGGAAATGGAAGAAAAACTATCAAAAGAAAAGACAGTGATGCAGGAGAAACAG GTAAAGCACTGGAAGAACTAAGATCTTCTCTCTACAATGAGCTCCGAACATCGGAAGGAGCCAAGCGCCAACAACAAAGATATTGTGGACCAGTGGTGGCATTATCTTTCAACTTCATGGTTGCAGTTGGAATCATCATGGCAAACAAATTG GTGATGGGAAGAGTTGGCTTCAACTTCCCAATTTTCCTCACATTTGTTCATTACATCACTGCATGGGTTCTCCTTGCATTTTTTAAAGCACTCTCAGTGCTTCCTGTGTCTCCTCCATCTAAAACAACTCCATTCTCTTCTATATTTGCACTTGGTGCTGTTATGGCTTTTGCTTCTGGCCTTGCAAACACCAGCCTCAAGTATAACAG TGTTGGTTTCTACCAAATGGCTAAGATTGCTGTTACCCCAACAATTGTTCTGGCAGAGTTCATACTTTATAGAAAaaccatttcttcaaaaaag GTTTTGGCTTTGGCTGCTGTATCAGCTGGTGTAGCAGTTGCTACTGTGTCAGATTTAGAGTTCAATTTATTTGGTGCTATAATTGCAATTATATGGATAGTACCAAGtgccataaataaaattttatggtCTACTTTACAGCAGCAAGGAAATTGGACAGCTTTGGC ATTGATGTGGAAGACTACACCtatcacaatttttttcttagGGGCTTTGATGCCTTGGATTGATCCACCAGGAGTCCTAGCATTCAAATGGGATGTAAACAACACATCTGCAATTTTGATATCTGCTCTCCTTGGTTTTCTCTTACAATGGTCAGGTGCCTTGGCATTGGG GGCAACTTCTGCTACAACTCATGTTGTTTTAGGACAATTTAAGACTTGTGTCATTCTGTTGGGAGGATATTTGTTATTCAATTCAGATCCTGGGATTGTCAGCATTGGCGGGGCGGTTGTTGCTCTCACGGGAATGTCAGTTTACACAACATTTAACTTGCAAGAGCCTCAGGAAAATGCAAGCAAGCAGCTTCCAAAGCATAGTTTGCCTTCACCAAAGCAGAAACCAACTATTGAAGACAACAAAGATTTGACTGTAAATATTACCAATAATAACATTGTTGTCTGA
- the LOC101489896 gene encoding GBF-interacting protein 1 — MSGGGGGSRVPIPNNVRKIIHDIREITGKQHTDEEIYAVLKECSMDPNETAQKLLYLDTFHEVRRRRDRKKEGLRSRVSEESRSKQRGQGRGARGASGGYSSNFPDGGGGRNLAVRRENGIHRTAERTHATSTQPDLQKRTNTAPQSQTTSGSADAPHSAANQSNGKSGHGTLDQSLIGSVVSVPKSSSVTNNVVNQENAQPQVAVVAATSSPTQTFGSVTRADQQKSLSSSDHSETSVSGVYPSSSDPVLAPSISRNPGVGGAISREVGSVQISAEPNHVKANKLEEAGDLSSADAPHSAANQSNGKSGHGTLDQSLIGSVVSVPKSSSVTNNVVNQENAQPQVAVVAATSSPTQTFGSVTRADQQKSLSSSDHSETSVSGVYPSSSDPVLAPSISRNPGVGGAISREVGSVQISAEPNHVKANKLEEAGDLSASKNEKSVSMNSTSNLNVIQKSNEVESNLLSEPLQLSSSSSLNSSMRSSSSCVSQPPLAIVTEVSTSESRVQSAELRQHVIFPNHFQVPEALKGGLTFGSFDTLGPSERSSSATGGDSSTSPTPESSLGNDEAAIPSNQSATLTEHGDHLDYAHSASYLIKKTPASEGNSITGNDSKIDQPKQEVLLAPEGHPILTVQSAQNYGLNFMSTMLGTQQVQYEGSELQAQETSHFPSFVNASSQAVSPSPTPPLQNSIPLTPQQVSIFRPPYPANFFPYGHYYPPIYLSPIHQYLSHNGFPPHPSAGNMYLPAATAANGIKFPLPQFKAGANAGNMAHIGIPSGSFITPPVGYAPSPTVNTGSSTGNEDLAVSQLKENQIYTTGQLSEGSAVWIHAPGQDISSLQVNSLYNLTPQGQHLTFPPTHAAHGAFAGMYQPGQTVASASTILQQSQALAGPVETVGPPSGSYQQPQPAQINWNSNF; from the exons atgagCGGCGGTGGTGGCGGTTCTAGGGTTCCGATCCCCAACAATGTACGGAAAATCATCCATGATATTAGAGAGATCACCGGAAAGCAACACACCGACGAAGAAATCTACGCCGTCCTTAAAGAATGTTCCATGGATCCCAATGAAACCGCTCAGAAGCTTCTCTATTTAG ATACTTTTCACGAGGTTAGAAGGAGACGGGACCGGAAGAAGGAA GGATTGAGAAGCAGGGTTTCTGAGGAGTCTAGATCAAAGCAACGTGGACAGGGGAGAGGGGCAAGGGGTGCTTCAGGGGGCTATTCTTCAAACTTTCCTG ATGGTGGTGGTGGGAGGAACCTTGCTGTTCGAAGGGAAAATGGAATTCATCGCACTGCAGAGAGAACTCATGCTACCTCTACTCAGCCAGATTTACAGAAAAGAACTAATACAGCACCGCAAAGTCAAACCACAAG TGGTTCAGCGGATGCACCCCATAGTGCTGCAAATCAATCTAATGGGAAGTCTGGTCATGGTACTTTGGACCAATCTCTCATAGGTAGTGTAGTGAGTGTCCCTAAAAGCAGTTCAGTTACTAATAATGTTGTCAATCAAGAAAATGCCCAACCTCAAGTTGCTGTTGTTGCAGCAACCTCTTCCCCTACTCAAACCTTTGGCTCAGTTACCAGAGCTGACCAACAAAAATCTCTGTCAAGTTCTGATCACTCTGAAACTTCTGTATCTGGTGTTTATCCCTCTTCTTCAGATCCTGTGCTGGCACCATCTATCTCCCGGAATCCTGGTGTTGGTGGTGCTATCAGTAGGGAAGTAGGGAGTGTCCAGATATCTGCTGAGCCAAATCATGTTAAAGCAAATAAACTTGAAGAAGCTGGTGATTTATCTTCAGCAGATGCACCCCATAGTGCTGCAAATCAATCTAATGGGAAGTCTGGTCATGGTACTTTGGACCAATCTCTCATAGGTAGTGTAGTGAGTGTCCCTAAAAGCAGTTCAGTTACTAATAATGTTGTCAATCAAGAAAATGCCCAACCTCAAGTTGCTGTTGTTGCAGCAACCTCTTCCCCTACTCAAACCTTTGGCTCAGTTACCAGAGCTGACCAACAAAAATCTCTGTCAAGTTCTGATCACTCTGAAACTTCTGTATCTGGTGTTTATCCCTCTTCTTCAGATCCTGTGCTGGCACCATCTATCTCCCGGAATCCTGGTGTTGGTGGTGCTATCAGTAGGGAAGTAGGGAGTGTCCAGATATCTGCTGAGCCAAATCATGTTAAAGCAAATAAACTTGAAGAAGCTGGTGATTTATCAGCGTCCAAGAATGAAAAGTCTGTGTCAATGAATTCAACAAGCAACTTAAATGTCATACAGAAGTCAAATGAAGTTGAAAGTAATCTGTTATCTGAGCCCTTGCAACTCTCATCCTCTTCCTCATTGAATAGCTCTATGAGGTCATCTTCCAGTTGCGTTAGTCAACCACCTCTGg CCATTGTCACAGAGGTCTCAACTTCAGAAAGTCGTGTTCAATCAGCTGAGTTGAGGCAACATGTTATATTTCCAAACCATTTCCAAGTGCCCGAAGCTTTGAAAGGTGGTCTGACATTTGGAAGCTTTGATACTTTAGGTCCAAGTGAAAGATCTAGCAGTGCAACTGGTGGTGACAGTAGCACATCTCCCACTCCTGAATCTTCTCTAGGGAATGACGAAGCTGCTATTCCTAG CAACCAAAGTGCGACATTGACTGAACACGGAGATCATCTTGATTATGCACATTCTGCATCTTATCTAATTAAAAAGACCCCAGCTTCAGAAGGCAACTCTATAACTGGTAATGACTCAAAGATTGACCAGCCAAAGCAGGAAGTATTGTTAGCTCCTGAGGGCCATCCGATTCTGACTGTTCAAAGTGCCCAAAACTATGGATTGAATTTCATGTCTACCATGTTAGGGACTCAGCAAGTTCAATATGAGGGCAGTGAGCTTCAGGCCCAAGAAACTTCGCACTTTCCTTCCTTTGTT AATGCAAGTTCTCAGGCCGTATCCCCCAGCCCAACTCCACCTCTACAGAACTCTATTCCCTTAACTCCACAGCAAGTTTCAATTTTTAGGCCACCATACCCAGCTAACTTCTTCCCATATGGCCACTATTACCCCCCAATTTACCTGTCTCCAATACATCAATATTTAAGCCACAACGGTTTCCCTCCACATCCATCAGCTGGCAACATGTATCTACCAGCTGCTACTGCAGCTAATGGGATCAAATTCCCTCTTCCTCAATTCAAGGCTGGGGCAAACGCAGGAAATATGGCTCATATTGGAATCCCTTCTGGATCATTTATCACTCCACCTGTTGGATATGCTCCTAGTCCGACAGTGAATACTGGAAGCTCCACGGGAAATGAAGATCTTGCTGTGTCTCAGTTGAAGGAAAACCAGATCTATACAACTGGACAACTG AGTGAAGGCTCTGCTGTGTGGATACATGCACCAGGCCAAGATATATCCAGTTTGCAAGTTAATTCTCTGTATAACCTTACCCCTCAGGGACAACATCTTACCTTCCCCCCAACACATGCCGCTCACGGCGCATTTGCTGGTATGTATCAACCAGGGCAGACAGTAGCTTCAGCTTCTACCATTTTGCAGCAGTCTCAAGCTTTGGCTGGGCCTGTTGAAACTGTAGGCCCCCCTTCAGGATCTTATCAGCAGCCTCAGCCTGCACAGATCAATTGGAATTCTAATTTTTAg
- the LOC101505736 gene encoding LOW QUALITY PROTEIN: receptor-like protein 7 (The sequence of the model RefSeq protein was modified relative to this genomic sequence to represent the inferred CDS: deleted 2 bases in 1 codon): protein MSWLLLYLNILLFYFPLFSSSFNFLCHYEESYALLQFKSSFSIDMSSYYYCSDASLPKTVTWKNGTDCCSWNGVTCDISGHVIDLNLGCEGLKGIIHRNSTIFNLAHLEMLNLSNNYFSDSHFHSKFGGFMSLTHLDLSYNEFQGEVPPQISHLSELTSLHLSSNDELVWKETTLKRLVQNATNLRELILDYTNMSSIRLNTIDMIFNQSSSLVTLNLRSTGLRGNFKNKILCLPHIQHLIHLDLSYNSFSSKISYVFGGMIKLQELDLSSNNLQGQIPSLLFNLTQLVKLDCSSNKLEGPLPNKITGFQKLTDLMLYDNMINGTIPSWCLSLPSLVNLYLASNQLTELPSEISSHSLKVLYLSDNILQGNIPESIFNLANLTKLYLSSNNFSGLVNFQHFSKLQNLEVLHLSDNSQLSLNFESEANYNFSKLFVLDLSSMSLTQFPKLLLRNYNRLDYLDLSNNKLNGRVSNWLLESSIRLNLSQNLFTAIDLSMSIQLELLDLSFNLLDGDLSSLSFCNMTSLEFLNFANNKLTGIIPQCLANISSLRNLDLQMNNFYGALPSKFSKDSNLQTLNLNDNQLEGHLPKSLSNCGGLQVLNIGNNKIQDNFPDWLHTLPFLTVLILRDNKFHGSIANLNIKRPFPSLVIFDTSGNNLTGLLPKYFFKNFEAMKYIVTLVVTKYYTSSLYIDASIFHDLVSVVTKGITMKLVKIPMNFVSIDLSRNKFEGEIPNVIGDLHGLIVLNLSYNRLTGPIPRSIANLTNLESLDLSSNRLTSVIPPQLTNVYSLEVLNLSNNHLVGEIPQGKQFNTFSNDSYEGNLGLCGFPLTMKCGPQQNSPASTKFWSEEKFGFGWKPVAIGYGCGVVFGICLGSFIFLMGQPRWFVMLFGGQPKRRVKRRTRVTRSHATTIHQMIQMS from the exons ATGAGTTGGTTGCttctttatttaaatattttactcttctattttccattattttcttcttctttcaatTTCTTATGCCATTATGAAGAAAGTTATGCATTGCTTCAGTTCAAGTCCTCATTCAGTATAGATATGAGTTCATATTATTATTGTAGCGACGCATCTCTTCCTAAAACAGTGACATGGAAAAATGGCACTGACTGTTGCTCGTGGAATGGAGTCACGTGTGATATCTCTGGTCACGTGATTGACCTCAACCTTGGTTGTGAAGGCCTTAAAGGTATTATTCATCGTAACAGTACCATTTTCAATTTAGCTCACCTTGAAATGCTCAACCTTTCAAACAATTATTTCTCTGACTCCCATTTTCATTCTAAGTTTGGTGGATTTATGAGTCTCACACATCTCGACTTGTCTTATAATGAATTTCAAGGTGAAGTTCCACCTCAGATCTCACACCTTTCCGAATTAACATCACTTCATCTCTCTAGCAATGATGAGTTAGTTTGGAAAGAAACCACCTTGAAAAGGCTTGTGCAAAATGCAACAAATTTAAGGGAGCTTATTTTGGATTACACGAATATGTCTTCAATAAGACTAAACACCATAGATA TGATCTTCAATCAATCTTCCTCTTTGGTTACTCTTAATCTTAGATCAACAGGATTAAgaggaaatttcaaaaataaaattctctGTTTACCACATATTCAACATCTCATTCACTTGGATCTTTCATACAATTCATTTAGCAGTAAAATATCATATGTGTTTGGTGGGATGATCAAACTGCAAGAACTCGATCTAAGTTCAAACAATTTACAAGGACAAATTCCATCTTTATTATTTAACTTGACACAACTTGTTAAATTAGATTGTTCTTCAAATAAATTAGAAGGTCCCCTACCCAACAAAATTACAGGGTTCCAAAAACTAACtgatttgatgttatatgaCAACATGATAAATGGAACAATTCCTTCGTGGTGTTTATCTTTGCCTTCTTTGGTAAATTTATATCTAGCAAGTAATCAACTAACAGAACTTCCCAGTGAAATCTCATCGCATTCCTTAAAGGTGCTATATCTATCAGACAACATACTACAAGGCAACATTCCAGAATCGATCTTCAACCTTGCAAACCTAACAAAATTATATCTATCATCAAACAACTTTAGTGGTCTTGTCAATTTTCAACACTTTTCCAAACTTCAAAATCTAGAAGTTCTGCACCTTTCAGATAATAGTCAATTGTCACTAAACTTTGAGTCCGAGGCCAATTACAATTTCTCTAAACTATTTGTACTGGATTTGTCTTCCATGAGCTTGACTCAGTTTCCGAAATTATTATTACGAAATTACAATAGATTGGATTATCTTGATCTATCTAATAACAAACTTAATGGAAGAGTGTCCAACTGGTTGCTTGAATCATCAATAAGGTTGAACCTCTCTCAAAACTTGTTCACGGCAATAGATCTCTCTATGTCAATACAGCTTGAATTGCTTGATCTTAGTTTCAACTTACTGGATGGTGACCTCTCTTCTTTGTCATTTTGCAATATGACTTCACTTGAATTCCTCAACTTTGCAAACAACAAATTGACAGGTATCATTCCACAATGTCTTGCTAATATATCATCCCTCAGaaatttggatctacaaatgaACAATTTTTATGGAGCTTTGCCAAGTAAGTTTTCAAAGGACAGTAATCTTCAAACTCTGAATCTCAATGACAACCAATTAGAAGGCCATTTGCCTAAATCTTTGTCCAACTGCGGAGGCCTGCAAGTTTTAAACATTGGCAACAACAAAATTCAAGACAATTTTCCTGACTGGCTTCACACTCTGCCATTTTTGACAGTGTTGATTTTGAGAGACAATAAGTTTCATGGTTCCATTGCTAATCTAAACATCAAACGTCCATTTCCAAGTTTAGTCATTTTTGATACCTCAGGTAATAATTTGACTGGTCTGCTACCAAaatactttttcaaaaattttgaagCCATGAAGTATATTGTTACTCTAGTGGTGACAAAATACTATACATCTTCTCTATACATAGATGCATCAATCTTCCATGATTTAGTGTCTGTGGTGACAAAAGGGATCACAATGAAATTGGTGAAAATTCCAATGAACTTTGTAAGCATTGATTTGTCAAGAAACAAATTTGAAGGAGAGATTCCAAATGTTATTGGAGATCTTCATGGACTCATAGTGCTTAACCTTTCCTATAACAGACTCACAGGTCCTATTCCTCGATCCATAGCAAACTTGACAAACTTGGAATCATTGGATCTTTCCTCAAATAGGCTCACCAGTGTGATTCCTCCACAATTAACCAATGTGTACAGTCTCGAAGTCTTGAATCTTTCCAATAACCATCTTGTAGGAGAAATACCTCAAGGAAAACAATTCAACACATTTTCAAATGACTCCTATGAAGGAAACTTGGGGTTATGTGGATTTCCATTGACAATGAAATGTGGACCTCAACAAAATTCTCCAGCTTCAACAAAGTTTTGGAGTGAAGAGAAATTTGGATTTGGATGGAAACCAGTGGCAATTGGATATGGATGTGGAGTGGTGTTTGGAATATGCCTTggaagttttatatttttaatgggACAGCCAAGATGGTTTGTGATGTTGTTTGGTGGTCAGCCTAAGAGAAGAGTGAAAAGGAGAACAAGAGTGACTAGAAGCCATGCTACAACCATACATCAGATGATTCAAATGTCCTAG